The genomic interval TGGTGAACGCCAACCTCCACAAGGTGAACCTGTTCGACAAGATGCCCCCCGAGCAGAAGCGCATGATGTGCCGGCTGAACTACGAGATGCCCGTCATGCTCACGGACATCTTCGGCGCCAAGATGGTGGCGCGCGGGCGCGGCGGCATCATCTACATCAACGCGCTGAACTCGGTCACGCCGATCGAGATCGACGCGGTGTTCCAGGGCACCAAGGCGGGCCTGCGCATCTTCGCGGAGAGCCTGTGGATCGAGTACCGCAAGCACGGCGTGCAGGTGGCCTCGGCGCACGTGAACGGCATCGAGGGCTCCGAGAGCTACGAGGCCAAGCTGCCCGAGAGCACGCGCAAGGCGCTGAAGGTCATGGGCGTGTCCATGCACCCCGAGAAGATCGTGGCGCGCATCCTCACGCAGTTCGACAAGGGCAAGCTCATCCTCTGCCCGGACGTGCCCGTGCCCATCAACCGCAGCGCCATGAAGGCGCTGGACCTCAGCCGCTTCTTCGGCGGGGGCGCGCAGCTGCGCGCGTGGTCCTGGCTGTTCAAGAAGCTGCTGAGCGGCGACGAGGTGCTCGAGGGCATGGCGGGGGCTGGCGCGTCGGCCGAGGCTCCCCGGACCGAGCAGGCTGTCTCGAAGCCGGCCAGCTGATAGGGGCAGTCCGCCCTCTGAGACAGCCTCGTTCAGTCGGGACCGCCTGGGCTGCCCCCGAGCGCGTCAGCCGTCACACACCCCGCGGAACCGGTGCAGCCGCTCGAACGCCTTCTTGCTCGTGTAGTGCGCGCGCGGGAAGTACTCGCCCATGACCTCGGCGTCGTGCGGCTGCGGGTCCTCCTTGGTGGGCGGCGGGATGTGGCGCGGTGAGCGCGGCCAGCGCGGATTGGCGACCTGGTAGCGCAGGTACACCGTGTTGACCCAGTTGCGCGCGCCCACGTAGTGGCCCTCGCCGTCGCCGAAGGCGAGCCACGCCACGCCGTGCTCGGGGGTGGCGTTCTTGGGGCGGCACTCGGGCCAGCTCACCACCAGCGTGTAGTTGCCGTCCGCGTCGAGGGGGACCTGCTCGTCGAACACAGTGGACCAGCCCACGCCCGACGGGGGGGACGCGCCGCTGGTGGCGGACCAATAGCGCACCTGGTCCTCCGCGGGCCAGGTGGTGTCGCCGCGCCGGGTCTTGGGCGTGAGCGGGAGCTTGCCCTCGATGACGACGATCTCGCCGTACTCCAAGGAGAAGCTCGCCATCATGTAGATGGTGTCGGGGTTGTTCGCGAAGCCCCCTTCGTTGGTCGCGGGGTACGTCGCGACGCGCGTCTCGGGGTCCGCGATGAACGCGCCGCTCACGCTGTAGCCCACGTTCCAGAAGCGCTGGAAGACGGGCTCGCGTAGCGCGGGTGCGCTGGTGGAGCCGTTCACCTCGGACTGCCACTGCGCGA from Sandaracinaceae bacterium carries:
- a CDS encoding SDR family NAD(P)-dependent oxidoreductase, with product MTNARRRRDEEQSGMAKKSYAEKYGPWALVIGGSTTIGEQFTRQLAARGMNVAVVARRASVLAELAAEVQAETGMTVRPVALDLAHEGAFEQLERAVADVEIGMLVVNANLHKVNLFDKMPPEQKRMMCRLNYEMPVMLTDIFGAKMVARGRGGIIYINALNSVTPIEIDAVFQGTKAGLRIFAESLWIEYRKHGVQVASAHVNGIEGSESYEAKLPESTRKALKVMGVSMHPEKIVARILTQFDKGKLILCPDVPVPINRSAMKALDLSRFFGGGAQLRAWSWLFKKLLSGDEVLEGMAGAGASAEAPRTEQAVSKPAS